The following coding sequences are from one Coffea arabica cultivar ET-39 chromosome 11e, Coffea Arabica ET-39 HiFi, whole genome shotgun sequence window:
- the LOC113691838 gene encoding uncharacterized protein isoform X2, translated as MKVDCVRSVIVHNIPNQPTRMDDQMMEMQRLMPCNSRLAAFISCRSCLFAVCQNSRDNWIPRSSVVNVPFSRSGTCKLCLNPPKCSNDANNCSTFVQPFGREDGEELSYISFNESICEMCMSGEVNEAMSLLSQMEALGSRPNLKSYTLLITALGNVGRTLEADAIFQEMTSLGYRPRVKAFNVLLRCFLRKGLSGLADKVLLTLDDLGIQRNRETYEILLEYHARAKRLADTWLVIAEMRREGYHPNSFVYSKVIELYRDNGMWRKATSIVGEIRGMGLSLDRKIYNSIIDTFCKYGELGEAVEVFKTMQLEGIMPDITTWNSLIRWHCKFGDVSNALDMFISMQEQGLYPDPKIFITIISRLGEQGKWDVIKKTSENIKHRGHHRSGAIYAVLADIYGQYGRFQDADNCINALRSEGVKLSASTFCIIANAYAQQGLCEQTIKVLQLMEAEGIELNLLMLNVLLNAFSTAGRHLEALSVFNHIRETVPSIYKEMEYAGCTPDRKAREMLQAAEMVLQQRHLEFLSNTP; from the exons ATGAAGGTGGACTGTGTGAGGAGTGTTATCGTCCACAACATTCCCAACCAACCAACACGAATGGATGATCAGATGATGGAGATGCAACGCTTGATGCCTTGTAACTCCCGCCTGGCTGCCTTTATTAGTTGCCGTTCATGCCTATTCGCTGTTTGTCAAAATTCCCGTGACAATTGGATACCACGTAGTAGTGTGGTAAATGTTCCATTTAGTCGCTCTGGGACTTGCAAACTTTGTCTCAACCCGCCCAAGTGCTCTAATGATGCCAATAACTGCTCGACTTTTGTGCAGCCGTTTGGTAGGGAGGATGGGGAGGAACTTTCTTATATTTCCTTCAATGAATCCATTTGCGAAATGTGCATGTCAGGAGAAGTAAATGAGGCGATGTCCTTGCTCTCACAGATGGAGGCTTTGGGCTCTCGTCCCAATTTGAAATCTTACACCCTCTTGATAACAGCTCTCGGAAATGTTGGCAGGACCTTGGAAGCTGATGCTATCTTCCAGGAAATGACGAGTCTTGGATACAGGCCCAGAGTCAAAGCTTTTAATGTCTTACTTAGATGTTTCTTGAGAAAAGGCCTGTCTGGGCTCGCTGATAAGGTTCTACTTACATTGGATGACTTGGGAATACAAAGAAACAGGGAAACCTATGAAATTCTTCTGGAGTACCATGCACGGGCAAAACGTCTGGCGGATACGTGGTTAGTCATTGCTGAAATGAGGAGAGAGGGATATCATCCAAATTCTTTTGTGTACAGTAAAGTTATTGAACTTTACAGGGACAATGGCATGTGGAGAAAAGCGACAAGCATTGTTGGAGAGATACGGGGTATGGGTTTGTCCCTAGACAGGAAAATCTATAACAGCATAATTGACACGTTTTGTAAATATGGTGAGTTAGGTGAAGCAGTAGAAGTTTTTAAGACAATGCAGCTGGAGGGTATAATGCCGGACATCACCACCTGGAACTCTTTGATTCGGTGGCACTGCAAGTTTGGGGATGTGTCTAATGCTCTGGATATGTTCATAAGCATGCAAGAACAAGGCCTGTATCCTGATCCAAAGATTTTCATTACCATTATTTCCCGTTTGGGAGAACAGGGGAAATGGGATGTTATAAAGAAAACTTCTGAGAATATCAAGCATAGAGGGCACCACAGAAGTGGGGCCATCTACGCTGTTCTGGCTGATATTTATGGGCAATATGGGAGATTTCAGGATGCAGACAATTGCATAAACGCCCTAAGATCAGAAGGGGTTAAACTTTCAGCAAGTACTTTTTGCATCATAGCAAATGCTTATGCGCAACAG GGATTATGCGAACAGACCATTAAGGTTCTGCAGCTTATGGAAGCAGAAGGAATAGAACTTAACCTTTTAATGCTAAATGTGCTGCTCAACGCATTTAGCACTGCAGGGAGGCATTTGGAGGCACTATCAGTTTTTAACCACATAAGAGAGACG GTTCCTAGTATATATAAAGAAATGGAGTATGCTGGATGTACACCAGATAGAAAGGCCAGAGAGATGCTGCAAGCTGCTGAAATGGTTCTCCAACAAAGGCATTTGGAGTTTTTAAGTAATACACCATGA
- the LOC113691838 gene encoding uncharacterized protein isoform X1 — MKVDCVRSVIVHNIPNQPTRMDDQMMEMQRLMPCNSRLAAFISCRSCLFAVCQNSRDNWIPRSSVVNVPFSRSGTCKLCLNPPKCSNDANNCSTFVQPFGREDGEELSYISFNESICEMCMSGEVNEAMSLLSQMEALGSRPNLKSYTLLITALGNVGRTLEADAIFQEMTSLGYRPRVKAFNVLLRCFLRKGLSGLADKVLLTLDDLGIQRNRETYEILLEYHARAKRLADTWLVIAEMRREGYHPNSFVYSKVIELYRDNGMWRKATSIVGEIRGMGLSLDRKIYNSIIDTFCKYGELGEAVEVFKTMQLEGIMPDITTWNSLIRWHCKFGDVSNALDMFISMQEQGLYPDPKIFITIISRLGEQGKWDVIKKTSENIKHRGHHRSGAIYAVLADIYGQYGRFQDADNCINALRSEGVKLSASTFCIIANAYAQQGLCEQTIKVLQLMEAEGIELNLLMLNVLLNAFSTAGRHLEALSVFNHIRETGFCPDVVTYSTLMKAFIRAKKFDQVPSIYKEMEYAGCTPDRKAREMLQAAEMVLQQRHLEFLSNTP, encoded by the exons ATGAAGGTGGACTGTGTGAGGAGTGTTATCGTCCACAACATTCCCAACCAACCAACACGAATGGATGATCAGATGATGGAGATGCAACGCTTGATGCCTTGTAACTCCCGCCTGGCTGCCTTTATTAGTTGCCGTTCATGCCTATTCGCTGTTTGTCAAAATTCCCGTGACAATTGGATACCACGTAGTAGTGTGGTAAATGTTCCATTTAGTCGCTCTGGGACTTGCAAACTTTGTCTCAACCCGCCCAAGTGCTCTAATGATGCCAATAACTGCTCGACTTTTGTGCAGCCGTTTGGTAGGGAGGATGGGGAGGAACTTTCTTATATTTCCTTCAATGAATCCATTTGCGAAATGTGCATGTCAGGAGAAGTAAATGAGGCGATGTCCTTGCTCTCACAGATGGAGGCTTTGGGCTCTCGTCCCAATTTGAAATCTTACACCCTCTTGATAACAGCTCTCGGAAATGTTGGCAGGACCTTGGAAGCTGATGCTATCTTCCAGGAAATGACGAGTCTTGGATACAGGCCCAGAGTCAAAGCTTTTAATGTCTTACTTAGATGTTTCTTGAGAAAAGGCCTGTCTGGGCTCGCTGATAAGGTTCTACTTACATTGGATGACTTGGGAATACAAAGAAACAGGGAAACCTATGAAATTCTTCTGGAGTACCATGCACGGGCAAAACGTCTGGCGGATACGTGGTTAGTCATTGCTGAAATGAGGAGAGAGGGATATCATCCAAATTCTTTTGTGTACAGTAAAGTTATTGAACTTTACAGGGACAATGGCATGTGGAGAAAAGCGACAAGCATTGTTGGAGAGATACGGGGTATGGGTTTGTCCCTAGACAGGAAAATCTATAACAGCATAATTGACACGTTTTGTAAATATGGTGAGTTAGGTGAAGCAGTAGAAGTTTTTAAGACAATGCAGCTGGAGGGTATAATGCCGGACATCACCACCTGGAACTCTTTGATTCGGTGGCACTGCAAGTTTGGGGATGTGTCTAATGCTCTGGATATGTTCATAAGCATGCAAGAACAAGGCCTGTATCCTGATCCAAAGATTTTCATTACCATTATTTCCCGTTTGGGAGAACAGGGGAAATGGGATGTTATAAAGAAAACTTCTGAGAATATCAAGCATAGAGGGCACCACAGAAGTGGGGCCATCTACGCTGTTCTGGCTGATATTTATGGGCAATATGGGAGATTTCAGGATGCAGACAATTGCATAAACGCCCTAAGATCAGAAGGGGTTAAACTTTCAGCAAGTACTTTTTGCATCATAGCAAATGCTTATGCGCAACAG GGATTATGCGAACAGACCATTAAGGTTCTGCAGCTTATGGAAGCAGAAGGAATAGAACTTAACCTTTTAATGCTAAATGTGCTGCTCAACGCATTTAGCACTGCAGGGAGGCATTTGGAGGCACTATCAGTTTTTAACCACATAAGAGAGACG GGCTTTTGTCCTGATGTAGTTACCTACAGCACACTTATGAAGGCTTTTATAAGGGCTAAAAAGTTTGATCAG GTTCCTAGTATATATAAAGAAATGGAGTATGCTGGATGTACACCAGATAGAAAGGCCAGAGAGATGCTGCAAGCTGCTGAAATGGTTCTCCAACAAAGGCATTTGGAGTTTTTAAGTAATACACCATGA
- the LOC140021007 gene encoding uncharacterized protein, which translates to MVNTLPPHRVAEVFLIVEGEGSPRGSFPQATTLSSQAKGDEVVGDRDSNVMIIQESGNGGEVEQDRRENVDIQPANLHSSKGCSSKGPKVAPKTTNKQGKPREVEPESENFYSKAAKDEPENEDMNSKTPEAEFVVEEKAYSRGVGSKELEGVEGYDEASNPQVRQKDECKNSNEDAKKAANNEGAKGEASRDNARPEEDENRVNVDEKLADSDYEDEGETMTY; encoded by the coding sequence ATGGTGAACACATTACCACCACATAGGGTGGCAGAAGTGTTTCTTATAGTTGAAGGTGAAGGTTCTCCAAGGGGCTCATTCCCACAGGCTACTACACTCTCAAGTCAAGCTAAGGGAGACGAAGTTGTAGGGGATAGAGATAGTAATGTTATGATCATACAAGAGAGTGGCAATGGTGGTGAAGTGGAACAAGATAGAAGAGAAAATGTTGACATACAACCAGCAAATTTACATAGTAGTAAAGGGTGCAGTAGCAAAGGGCCTAAAGTAGCACCAAAAACTACAAATAAGCAAGGAAAACCTCGTGAAGTTGAACCAGAAAGTGAGAATTTTTATAGCAAAGCTGCTAAAgatgaaccagaaaatgaagaCATGAATAGCAAAACTCCTGAAGCTGAATTTGTTGTAGAAGAGAAAGCTTATAGCAGGGGTGTTGGTTCAAAGGAACTAGAAGGTGTTGAAGGCTATGATGAGGCTTCAAATCCACAAGTCAGACAAAAGGATGAGTGTAAAAATTCTAATGAAGATGCAAAAAAGGCAGCCAACAATGAAGGTGCTAAAGGGGAAGCATCACGTGATAACGCTAGACCAGAAGAGGATGAAAATAGAGTCAATGTTGATGAGAAGTTGGCAGATTCAGACTATGAGGATGAGGGGGAGACAATGACTTATTAA